A window from Kovacikia minuta CCNUW1 encodes these proteins:
- the rpsS gene encoding 30S ribosomal protein S19, producing the protein MARSLKKGPFVADHLLSKVEALNVKGEKQVIKTWSRASTILPQMIGHTIAVHNGRQHVPVYITEQMVGHKLGEFAPTRTFRGHAGSDKKARR; encoded by the coding sequence ATGGCTCGTTCATTAAAAAAAGGTCCGTTCGTTGCTGACCATCTCCTTAGCAAAGTTGAAGCCCTGAATGTTAAAGGGGAAAAGCAAGTGATCAAAACCTGGTCACGTGCATCAACGATTCTGCCGCAGATGATTGGTCATACCATCGCTGTACATAATGGACGACAGCATGTTCCGGTTTATATCACCGAACAGATGGTGGGGCATAAGTTGGGTGAGTTCGCGCCAACCCGAACTTTTCGGGGGCACGCGGGCAGTGACAAAAAGGCACGTCGATAG
- the rplD gene encoding 50S ribosomal protein L4 produces MVDCVVKDWQGAEAGTASLELKVASEANAAHIVHRALIRQMANARQGTASTKTRAEVSGGGRKPWRQKGTGRARAGSNRSPLWRGGGVIFGPKPRDYSLKMNRKERRLALRTALQSRVEDLIVVQDFADNLPRPKTKEMVKALTGWGVQPESKVLLIVGERNETVYLSARNIANLRLISANNLNIFDLLAADQIVATTSALTTIQEVYGDD; encoded by the coding sequence ATGGTTGATTGTGTCGTTAAGGATTGGCAGGGAGCAGAGGCAGGAACCGCATCGCTAGAGCTAAAAGTTGCAAGTGAAGCAAATGCTGCCCATATTGTTCATCGTGCCCTTATCCGCCAAATGGCAAATGCTCGGCAGGGAACTGCCTCCACTAAAACTCGTGCTGAGGTCAGTGGTGGTGGTCGTAAGCCTTGGCGGCAAAAAGGGACGGGGCGTGCCCGTGCTGGCTCCAACCGCTCTCCGCTATGGCGAGGAGGGGGAGTAATCTTTGGTCCCAAACCCAGAGATTACAGCCTTAAGATGAATCGTAAAGAGCGCAGGCTGGCACTCCGAACCGCGCTCCAAAGCAGAGTCGAGGATTTGATTGTGGTGCAAGATTTTGCTGACAATCTTCCTCGCCCTAAAACAAAAGAGATGGTGAAGGCGTTGACTGGCTGGGGTGTTCAACCCGAATCCAAGGTGCTGTTAATTGTAGGCGAGCGAAACGAAACCGTTTATCTATCCGCCCGTAACATCGCAAATTTGCGACTGATCTCTGCCAATAACCTGAACATTTTTGATCTACTGGCGGCAGATCAAATTGTGGCGACTACATCTGCTTTGACAACAATCCAGGAGGTCTACGGCGATGACTGA
- a CDS encoding 50S ribosomal protein L23: MTEFDPRKLADLVRRPIVTEKATLLLENNQYTFEVAPKATKPEIKAAIETLFEVKVTAVKTQNPPRKTRRVGKFFGHRPLYKRAIVTLAAGDSITLFPEV; the protein is encoded by the coding sequence ATGACTGAATTCGATCCTCGTAAGCTTGCTGACCTGGTTCGTCGCCCAATTGTAACTGAGAAAGCGACCCTCCTTCTGGAAAATAACCAGTACACCTTTGAGGTGGCTCCCAAGGCGACCAAACCTGAGATTAAAGCAGCGATTGAAACGTTGTTTGAGGTCAAGGTGACTGCGGTCAAAACGCAAAATCCCCCCCGTAAGACCAGACGGGTCGGCAAGTTCTTTGGGCATCGTCCCCTTTACAAGCGAGCGATCGTCACCCTGGCCGCAGGGGACTCCATCACCCTATTTCCAGAAGTTTAA
- the rplB gene encoding 50S ribosomal protein L2, producing the protein MNTTPIGHARISLVHYQDGEKRYILHPANLKVGTVIRSGPDSPIEVGNALPLGNIPLGTVVHNVELVPGRGGQIVRAAGASAQVAAKEGNFVTLKLPSGEVRLIRRQCYATIGQVGNADVRNTTYGKAGRKRWKGRRPEVRGSVMNPVDHPHGGGEGRAPIGRPGPVTPWGKPTLGYKTRKKKKLSNALIVRRRRKSSKRGKGGRES; encoded by the coding sequence TTGAATACGACCCCAATCGGACATGCTCGGATTTCCCTGGTTCACTACCAGGATGGGGAAAAGCGTTATATCCTTCACCCAGCTAATCTGAAAGTTGGTACGGTCATCCGCTCTGGTCCAGATTCTCCCATTGAAGTGGGTAACGCCCTACCCTTAGGCAACATCCCCTTAGGAACGGTTGTTCATAACGTCGAACTGGTTCCTGGCCGGGGAGGGCAAATTGTCCGGGCAGCGGGAGCCAGTGCTCAGGTTGCGGCGAAGGAAGGAAATTTTGTTACGCTCAAACTCCCTTCTGGTGAAGTTCGGCTGATTCGGCGGCAGTGTTATGCCACGATCGGTCAGGTGGGTAACGCAGATGTGCGGAACACCACCTACGGTAAGGCGGGGCGTAAGCGCTGGAAAGGACGCAGACCCGAAGTGCGGGGAAGTGTAATGAATCCAGTCGATCATCCCCACGGTGGTGGCGAAGGTAGGGCACCCATTGGACGCCCCGGACCTGTAACTCCCTGGGGTAAACCAACGCTGGGCTACAAAACTCGGAAGAAGAAAAAGCTTAGCAATGCATTGATCGTTCGTCGCCGTCGCAAATCCTCTAAGCGAGGCAAGGGTGGTCGTGAGTCCTAA